A DNA window from Naumovozyma dairenensis CBS 421 chromosome 8, complete genome contains the following coding sequences:
- the NDAI0H01730 gene encoding uncharacterized protein (similar to Saccharomyces cerevisiae THI74 (YDR438W) and YML018C; ancestral locus Anc_5.551) yields MAFHHVSNTTMGIILLSIVIILWVTSSLITSTILETYHYNKPFLITYLNISSFSFYLVPSLLKRFRSKPASTFPSDCENKLEYESETSSLLNSHDKRDTAMPLQKIIKLSGTFCLLWFMANFTTNSSLSFTSISSQTILSSTSSFFTLLISSFLHMEKINNLKIFGILISFCGIILLTNSDNSNNNNNNNTAISQNSILEIIFGDSLALLGALFYGIYSTLLKYSLQKNETRQQRQQQSKQITEKTNSFDIKLFFGFVGLITLTCLWPILIILNYFQIETLQLPNSNQLILLIILNCSINFISDFCWAKSIILTNPLIVTMGLSFTIPLAMFVDFMFINSSNSNSNYSSMNINYIIGAILVMVSFLLINSSSCSTSSEEEEQQQQLNDTNQTIQQHDYEKKNHYFYNSI; encoded by the coding sequence ATGGCTTTCCACCATGTGTCAAATACAACAATGGGTATAATATTGTTGTCCATCGTCATAATATTATGGGTTACATCTTCTTTGATAACTTCCACTATCTTGGAAACATATCACTATAATAAACCATTCTTAATCACATATTTAAATATCTCATCATTCTCCTTCTACCTGGTACCGAGCTTACTCAAAAGATTCAGATCCAAACCCGCCTCAACATTTCCTTCGGATTGTGAAAATAAACTAGAATATGAATCAGAAacttcatctttattaaacTCTCATGATAAGAGAGATACTGCAATGCCCttacaaaaaattattaagttAAGTGGAACTTTCTGTCTATTATGGTTCATGGCAAATTTTACCacaaattcatctttatcatttacTTCAATCTCTTCTCAAACCATATTATCATCTACATCTTCATTCTTCACTTTATTAATCTCCTCATTCCTTCATatggaaaaaattaataatttgaaaatatttggtatattaatatcattctgcggtataatattattaacaaaCTCAGATAatagcaataataataataataacaatacagCAATTAGTCAAAATTCCATCctagaaataatatttggaGATTCATTAGCTCTACTGGGTGCCTTATTCTACGGAATTTATAGTACTTTactaaaatattcattacaaaaaaatgaaacaagACAACaaagacaacaacaatcgAAACAAATAACGGAAAAGACAAATTCttttgatattaaattattcttTGGATTCGTTGGTTTAATAACATTAACATGCTTATGGccaatattaataatattaaattatttccAAATTGAAACTTTACAATTACCAAATTCTAACCAATTGAtcttattaataatattgaattgttccattaatttcattagtGATTTTTGTTGGGCAAAGTCAATAATTTTAACAAATCCATTAATAGTTACCATGGGATTAAGTTTTACAATCCCATTAGCTATGTTTGTCGATTTCATGTTcattaattcatcaaatagtaattcaaattattcttcaatgaataTAAACTATATCATCGGTGCAATTTTGGTAATGGTATCATtcttattaattaattccTCCTCCTGCTCCACCTCCTcggaagaagaagaacaacaacaacaattaaatgACACTAACCAAACCATCCAGCAACATGAttatgaaaagaaaaatcattatttttacaatagcatttaa
- the NDAI0H01740 gene encoding GATA-type transcription factor: MYDTDKQIRLILEAAKFVEDEEDKKAREEAETEATSQNTSTNTSLANNANDAELITPPDSSTGGSSPSMENEIATTTVSTSVIVVESVTPTVISFEESSVRATNENDTSTTSTSVSNVKLATPPELSIEGRSDSTASTASVACTSTTLKGLKNMEIFKGDSKLFTLATICGNNFVKPRNKENKICPPEGNKEFYSISPSPYPPPVSDKILIPIEGSSSQHVQQEQLQLQEGDKEGKVSKKRKVHFEDDIVVDVVSDDAYKEPVKKRAKKQNAKKNDSGTPNPTDASAATTTATTKVKSPTKTPKSNPSAKCGQCRDEETPEWRRGPYGKNNKLCNKCGLFYRKLCKRFGDYRGTAILRFRFRGRDYKGMRDMPTTSEELKDEYLDKLKEDKTLDQNFRLIEASLVKKSKRRKTPIQMVNA; this comes from the coding sequence ATGTATGACACAGATAAACAAATTCGCTTGATCTTGGAAGCTGCAAAATTTgtggaagatgaagaagacaAAAAGGCTAGGGAAGAAGCCGAAACTGAAGCTACTAGCCAAAACACCAGCACAAACACCAGTTTAGCAAACAACGCTAATGATGCTGAGCTAATTACACCTCCGGATTCATCCACTGGAGGGAGTTCTCCTTCCATGGAGAACGAAATTGCAACCACCACCGTTTCAACAAGcgttattgttgttgagtCAGTCACACCAACAGTCATCTCCTTTGAAGAGAGTTCTGTTCGTGCGACAAACGAAAATGATACCTCTACCACTTCAACAAGCGTCAGCAATGTTAAGCTAGCTACGCCTCCAGAATTATCCATTGAAGGGCGTTCTGATTCTACTGCCTCTACTGCTTCTGTTGCATGTACTTCAACTACGCTCAAAGGGTTGAAGAATATGGAAATTTTCAAGGGTGATTCAAAGCTGTTTACCCTAGCTACTATTTGTGGTAACAACTTTGTAAAGCCAAGAAACAAGGAAAACAAGATCTGTCCACCAGAGGGCAATAAAGAGTTTTATTCTATTTCTCCATCTCCTTACCCTCCTCCTGTTAGTGACAAGATTTTAATACCCATCGAAGGGTCAAGTTCTCAACATgtacaacaagaacaattacaattacaaGAAGGTGACAAAGAAGGTAAGGTTTCTAAAAAGCGTAAAGTTCATTTTGAAGATGAcattgttgttgatgttgtttCTGATGATGCATATAAGGAACCCGTCAAGAAACGCGCCAAGAAACAAAACGCCAAGAAAAATGACTCTGGAACTCCGAATCCCACTGATGCCAGTGCCGCCACTACCACTGCCACTACTAAAGTAAAGTCTCCCACTAAGACTCCTAAATCAAATCCAAGTGCTAAATGTGGTCAATGTCGAGATGAGGAAACACCAGAGTGGCGTAGGGGCCCCTACGGCAAAAACAACAAGCTCTGTAACAAGTGCGGATTATTTTATCGTAAATTATGTAAGAGATTCGGTGACTATCGTGGTACTGCCATTTTACGGTTTAGATTCAGGGGGAGAGATTATAAGGGTATGCGTGACATGCCAACAACCAGCGAGGAACTTAAAGATGAGTACTTagataaattgaaagaggATAAAACTCTTGATCAAAATTTCAGATTGATCGAAGCATCTCTAGTTAAAAAGTctaaaagaagaaaaaccCCTATCCAAATGGTGAACGCTTAA